A stretch of Cyanobacterium sp. HL-69 DNA encodes these proteins:
- the dnaK gene encoding Hsp70 family cation channel-forming heat shock protein — MGRVVGIDLGTTNSVVAVMEGGKPLVIPNSEGSRTTPSVVGFNKDGELVVGQMARRQAVLNPQNTYYGIKRFMGRKYGELTEQSKRVPYTIRRDEVDNIKIRCPRIKKEFAPEEVSAMILRKLAQEAERYLGEEVTGAVITVPAYFNDAQRQATKDAGKIAGLDVLRIVNEPTAASLAYGLEKKGSEKILVFDLGGGTFDVSILEVGDGVLEVRATSGDTQLGGNDFDNKIVNYLAERFLEEEGVDLRRDRTSLQRLTEAAEKAKIELSGVSNTEINLPFITATEDGPKHIETNLSRAKFEEICGELVSRLRRPIQRALKDAGLSPIQIDEVVLVGGSTRIPLVQELVRSFIDIEPNQNVNPDEVVAVGAAVQAGILGGEVKDILLLDVTPLSIGVETIGGVTKKLLPRNTTIPVRRSDVFSTSENNQTSVEIHVVQGEREMAEDNKSLGRFKLTGIPPAPRGVPQIQVAFDIDANGILQVMARDKTTGREQSVVIQGASTLSQVEVTTMMQEAEAFAREDRERRERVEKRNRAKALTDQAQRRLREVTLDFGSQFTSPYRRDVESLCREILDSLEQNDDRKLDRTQADLQDVLYELNREVRLQYNDEEEGFFESIKKTFIGDDEDELYNPRDSRNIYRQTDSTLYGGRMSSGYDRGYGGNSVNDYDYGAGLSSPPSRRPPSRPAPPPSRRGGYDDYPEDRNYRTNRKRDIPYENDWDDDEWF; from the coding sequence ATGGGAAGAGTCGTTGGTATAGACTTAGGTACAACAAACTCGGTAGTAGCTGTAATGGAAGGTGGCAAACCGTTAGTAATTCCTAATTCTGAAGGTAGCCGCACTACTCCTTCTGTGGTGGGATTTAATAAGGATGGAGAGTTGGTGGTAGGGCAGATGGCTAGGCGCCAAGCGGTTTTAAACCCCCAAAATACCTATTATGGTATCAAGCGTTTTATGGGGCGTAAATATGGAGAATTAACAGAGCAATCAAAACGGGTACCCTATACCATTCGCCGTGATGAGGTTGATAATATCAAAATTCGTTGTCCCCGTATAAAGAAAGAATTTGCCCCAGAGGAAGTTTCGGCGATGATTTTGCGTAAATTAGCACAGGAGGCAGAAAGATATTTAGGGGAGGAAGTAACGGGCGCTGTAATTACTGTACCTGCTTATTTTAATGATGCCCAACGTCAAGCCACAAAAGACGCTGGAAAGATTGCGGGATTGGATGTATTAAGGATTGTAAACGAGCCTACGGCGGCATCTCTGGCCTATGGTTTGGAGAAAAAAGGTAGTGAAAAGATACTGGTTTTTGACTTGGGGGGTGGTACTTTTGATGTTTCTATCCTTGAAGTGGGGGATGGGGTTTTGGAAGTCCGTGCCACCAGCGGTGATACTCAGTTGGGGGGTAATGATTTTGATAATAAGATTGTTAATTACCTTGCAGAGCGGTTTTTGGAGGAGGAAGGAGTTGATTTAAGGCGCGATCGCACTTCACTCCAGAGATTAACAGAAGCCGCTGAAAAAGCCAAAATTGAACTATCAGGGGTAAGTAACACCGAGATTAATTTACCCTTTATCACCGCCACCGAAGATGGCCCCAAACATATCGAAACTAACCTCAGCAGAGCCAAATTTGAAGAGATTTGCGGAGAATTAGTATCCCGTTTACGGCGCCCCATCCAACGAGCCTTAAAAGACGCAGGATTAAGCCCTATTCAAATCGATGAAGTAGTATTAGTAGGAGGCTCAACCCGTATTCCCTTGGTACAAGAATTAGTACGGAGCTTTATCGACATCGAACCTAACCAAAATGTTAACCCTGATGAGGTTGTAGCCGTTGGAGCAGCCGTTCAAGCAGGAATTTTGGGCGGAGAAGTCAAAGATATATTACTCCTTGATGTAACTCCCTTATCCATCGGTGTGGAAACCATTGGAGGAGTAACCAAAAAACTATTACCCCGTAACACCACCATCCCCGTAAGACGTTCCGATGTTTTTTCCACCTCAGAAAATAACCAAACCTCTGTGGAAATTCATGTGGTGCAAGGGGAAAGGGAAATGGCAGAAGATAACAAATCCCTTGGACGTTTTAAACTGACGGGGATTCCCCCAGCCCCTCGGGGAGTACCTCAAATACAAGTCGCCTTTGACATTGACGCTAACGGTATCCTGCAAGTTATGGCAAGGGATAAAACCACAGGTAGAGAGCAAAGCGTAGTAATTCAAGGGGCTTCCACCCTTTCTCAGGTGGAAGTTACCACCATGATGCAAGAAGCGGAAGCCTTTGCCAGAGAAGATAGAGAAAGACGGGAAAGAGTCGAAAAACGTAATCGAGCCAAGGCTTTGACCGATCAAGCCCAGAGAAGGTTACGGGAAGTTACCCTCGATTTTGGCAGTCAGTTTACTAGCCCCTATCGTCGGGATGTGGAGTCTTTATGTCGGGAAATTTTGGATAGTTTAGAACAAAATGACGATCGCAAATTAGACCGTACCCAAGCGGACTTACAAGATGTATTATATGAGTTAAACCGAGAGGTAAGACTGCAATACAATGACGAAGAGGAAGGCTTCTTTGAATCCATCAAGAAAACCTTTATCGGTGATGATGAGGACGAATTATATAATCCTCGAGATTCCAGAAATATTTATCGTCAAACTGATTCTACCCTTTATGGTGGCAGAATGTCCTCTGGTTATGACCGTGGTTATGGTGGTAACAGTGTTAATGACTATGATTATGGGGCAGGGCTTTCCTCTCCTCCCAGTCGTCGCCCTCCTTCACGCCCCGCACCTCCTCCTAGCCGAAGGGGAGGATATGATGATTATCCCGAAGATAGAAATTATCGCACCAATCGCAAACGTGACATCCCCTACGAGAATGACTGGGATGATGATGAATGGTTTTAA
- the hemJ gene encoding protoporphyrinogen IX oxidase HemJ translates to MAYYWYKAFHIIGIVVWFAGLFYIVRLFVYHAEARQESEPAQTILTKQYEIMEKRLYNIITTPGMILTVAMAVGLISTEPEVLKSGWLHAKFLFVGLLLIYHFWCGRIMRKLEKNENSWTGQQFRAFNEAPTILLLVIVLLAIFKNNLPLDLTTWLVAGLVILMAASIQLYAKKRRQNKEKLAQELAQEN, encoded by the coding sequence ATGGCATATTATTGGTACAAAGCGTTTCATATTATTGGGATTGTAGTTTGGTTTGCTGGACTATTTTATATAGTGCGTTTGTTTGTTTACCATGCAGAAGCGAGGCAAGAAAGCGAACCGGCGCAAACTATTTTGACAAAGCAGTATGAGATAATGGAGAAGCGTCTCTACAACATTATTACTACCCCTGGGATGATTTTAACGGTAGCCATGGCAGTGGGGTTGATTTCCACTGAGCCAGAGGTGTTAAAATCGGGATGGTTACACGCTAAATTTTTGTTTGTGGGCTTACTCCTCATCTACCATTTTTGGTGTGGGCGTATCATGAGAAAGTTGGAAAAGAATGAAAATTCTTGGACGGGGCAACAATTTCGAGCTTTTAATGAAGCACCCACAATTCTTTTATTAGTTATTGTTTTATTAGCTATATTTAAAAATAATTTACCCCTTGATTTAACTACATGGTTAGTGGCAGGTTTGGTAATTTTAATGGCGGCAAGTATTCAATTATATGCAAAAAAACGTCGTCAAAATAAAGAAAAATTAGCCCAAGAATTGGCTCAGGAAAATTAG
- a CDS encoding Lysine decarboxylase — MNNPLLNQLKKSLEKHHAPFYAPGHKQGKGVSKKLKEAFGELVFKADLPELPELDNLFAPEGVIKEAQKFASHTFGAKKTWFLTNGSTCGIIASILATCREGDKIILPRNVHQSVIYGLVLSGAIPIFINPKYDENFDICYGLSSQQIELALQQNTDVKAVMIVSPTYHGICSNIIEIAKVAHSYSIPLLVDEAHGAHFAFHPQLPTCALDGGADVVIQSTHKVLGALTQASMVHLQGDLVNPDGISNALQLLQSSSPSYLLLASLESATTQMAEEGRELLDKTIYLATMAKKAIRNLDYFQVLDFEKATPYFDDLDITRLTINVSKLGIAGYVADEILHEKLGVTCELPSLKNLTFIISIGNDDTDINLLINGFKKLTNFYQEVSEISYNYGYFHFDSQFSISPRQAYWAEKKVVGLEDSLNQISAETISAYPPGIPILMAGEKITIEALDYLKKVVISGATITGAIDSSLNTIKVIN, encoded by the coding sequence ATGAATAATCCCCTTTTAAATCAACTCAAAAAATCCTTAGAAAAACATCATGCTCCCTTTTATGCCCCTGGACATAAACAAGGAAAGGGAGTTAGTAAAAAATTAAAAGAAGCCTTTGGGGAATTAGTATTTAAAGCCGACTTACCAGAATTACCAGAATTAGATAATCTTTTCGCCCCGGAAGGAGTGATAAAAGAAGCCCAAAAATTTGCATCCCATACTTTTGGCGCAAAAAAAACATGGTTTTTAACTAATGGTTCAACCTGTGGAATTATCGCCTCCATTTTGGCAACTTGCCGAGAAGGAGATAAAATTATTTTACCTAGAAATGTTCATCAATCAGTAATTTATGGGTTAGTTTTATCAGGAGCAATTCCTATTTTTATTAATCCGAAATATGATGAAAATTTTGATATTTGTTATGGATTATCTTCCCAACAAATCGAACTAGCTTTACAACAAAATACAGATGTCAAAGCCGTAATGATTGTTTCCCCTACCTACCATGGTATCTGTAGCAACATAATAGAAATCGCTAAGGTTGCCCATAGTTATAGTATTCCCTTGCTAGTAGATGAAGCCCACGGCGCCCATTTTGCTTTTCATCCTCAACTACCAACTTGCGCCCTAGATGGCGGTGCTGATGTTGTTATTCAATCTACCCATAAAGTTTTGGGGGCTTTAACTCAGGCTTCCATGGTTCATTTACAGGGGGATTTAGTTAACCCTGATGGCATTAGTAACGCATTACAATTATTACAGTCTTCTAGTCCTAGTTATCTTTTATTAGCTTCTTTGGAGTCTGCCACTACCCAGATGGCGGAGGAAGGAAGGGAGTTATTAGATAAAACTATTTATCTGGCAACCATGGCAAAGAAAGCTATTAGAAATTTAGATTATTTTCAGGTGCTTGATTTTGAAAAAGCGACCCCTTATTTTGATGATTTAGATATTACTAGATTGACGATTAATGTTAGTAAATTGGGCATAGCTGGTTATGTGGCAGATGAAATTCTTCATGAAAAATTAGGCGTTACTTGTGAGTTACCATCTCTAAAAAATTTAACTTTTATTATTTCTATTGGTAATGACGATACTGATATTAATTTATTAATTAATGGTTTTAAAAAACTTACTAATTTTTATCAAGAGGTCTCTGAAATATCTTATAATTATGGCTATTTTCATTTTGATTCTCAATTCTCTATTTCTCCCCGTCAAGCCTATTGGGCAGAGAAAAAAGTTGTTGGTTTAGAGGATAGTTTAAATCAAATTAGTGCAGAAACAATTTCGGCTTACCCTCCTGGTATCCCTATTCTAATGGCGGGGGAAAAAATTACCATAGAAGCCTTAGATTATCTTAAAAAAGTTGTTATTTCTGGGGCGACTATTACAGGAGCAATAGATAGTAGTTTAAATACAATCAAGGTAATTAATTAA
- a CDS encoding Aluminum resistance protein — protein sequence MNPSQLIATAIEKLAPTFAQIDQQIKHNLHKVLNAFQEYKVGVHHFSSVSGYGHDDLGREVLDQVFARVVGANSSAVRVQIVSGTHAIASCLYGVLRPADEMLAVAGHPYDTLEEVIGIRGEGQGSLRELGIKYRELDLTPSGEIDWEGLQTAVKPETKLVLIQRSCGYSWRKSLSVADIERIVTIVKAQNPDTVCFVDNCYGEFIETLEPTAVGVDLMAGSLIKNPGGTIVTAGGYIAGREDLVEKACCRLTAPGIGSSGGATFDQNRLLFQGLFLAPQMVGEAIKSTHLIAMVFAELGYEVNPFPFAPRRDIIQAVKFGNPEALIAFCRAIQRYSPVGSYLDPVPAPMPGYESNLIMAGGTFIDGSTSELSADGPLREPYIAFCQGGTHWTHSAIALEHALQEIMG from the coding sequence ATGAATCCATCTCAATTAATAGCCACCGCCATCGAAAAATTAGCCCCTACCTTTGCTCAAATTGACCAACAGATAAAGCATAATCTTCATAAGGTTTTGAACGCTTTTCAGGAATACAAAGTAGGAGTCCATCATTTTAGTAGTGTAAGTGGTTATGGTCATGATGACCTTGGGAGAGAGGTATTAGATCAGGTTTTTGCGAGGGTTGTGGGGGCGAATAGTAGTGCCGTAAGAGTGCAAATAGTATCGGGGACCCATGCGATCGCCTCTTGCTTGTATGGAGTGTTACGCCCCGCTGATGAAATGTTGGCGGTGGCAGGACATCCTTACGACACCCTAGAGGAAGTTATCGGCATTCGGGGAGAAGGGCAAGGAAGCCTTAGGGAATTGGGCATCAAGTATCGTGAATTAGATTTAACTCCCTCTGGGGAAATTGATTGGGAAGGTTTACAAACGGCGGTAAAACCAGAAACAAAATTAGTGTTAATCCAGCGCTCCTGTGGTTATTCTTGGCGTAAAAGTCTTTCGGTAGCAGACATTGAAAGGATTGTAACCATAGTTAAGGCTCAAAATCCTGATACGGTTTGTTTTGTGGATAACTGTTATGGGGAATTTATCGAAACCCTTGAACCCACAGCGGTGGGGGTAGATTTGATGGCAGGTTCGCTGATAAAAAACCCGGGGGGTACCATCGTAACCGCAGGGGGTTACATTGCAGGGCGAGAAGATTTAGTAGAAAAAGCCTGTTGTCGTCTCACGGCGCCGGGAATTGGCAGTAGTGGAGGAGCTACTTTTGACCAAAATCGTCTTCTTTTTCAAGGGTTATTTTTAGCACCGCAAATGGTGGGGGAGGCCATAAAAAGTACCCATCTAATTGCCATGGTGTTTGCTGAGTTGGGTTATGAGGTGAATCCTTTTCCTTTTGCCCCCCGACGAGATATTATTCAAGCGGTTAAGTTTGGTAATCCTGAAGCCCTCATTGCCTTTTGCCGTGCTATTCAGAGGTATTCCCCCGTGGGTTCCTATCTTGATCCTGTACCTGCGCCCATGCCAGGATACGAGAGTAATTTGATTATGGCTGGGGGTACTTTTATTGATGGTAGTACGTCCGAATTGTCCGCCGATGGTCCTTTACGAGAACCCTACATTGCTTTCTGCCAGGGCGGTACCCATTGGACTCACAGTGCGATCGCCCTTGAACACGCACTACAAGAGATAATGGGGTAA